Proteins from a genomic interval of Candidatus Hydrogenedentota bacterium:
- a CDS encoding GNAT family N-acetyltransferase, which produces MSTETKKPSYNVNWQQDYAEMVVTSAEAVRSIQPGMRVFLGTGCATPLELVRALVARAGELADIEIVQLLTRGDAPYATSDLASCFPVNSFFISANVRGIIQQGMGDYTPIFLSDIPRLFRSGRLPLDVAMIQVTPPDENGLCSLGVSVDITRSAAENARIVIAQVNPQMPRTLGNASVHVYDLDYMVPVDAPIIEEPAPAYREGTEEIGEFLAGLVEDGSTVQLGIGRVPQAVAKFLRDKKELGIHTEMLTDAIIDLVESGVITGAKKTLDRGKIVASFVMGSQRLYDLVDNNPVFSFNPTEYVNDPHVISRQNKMVAINVGLEVDLTGQVCADSIGHQFYSGIGGQVDFNRGAARSENGKAVIALHSTTGEGKSRIVSTLTHGAGVVTTRGDVHYVVTEHGVAYLHGKSIQERALALISIAHPDYREQLLKDAIGMRYVRAEMQDYSGKITVGPKETRTTMLLDDGAQLTIRPIHPTDELALRELFYALSQKSIYTRFMSRMKWVPRKQVKDFVYIDHRNEVSIVATVPSADGGDIVALGGYYLNPRTNRAEVAFTVHDDYQNRHIGTFLFKQLVTIARRNGIAGFTAEVLDENKAMQAVFNNCGLKTESKLVEGVFHYTMQFD; this is translated from the coding sequence ATGAGCACCGAGACCAAGAAGCCGAGTTACAACGTGAATTGGCAGCAGGACTACGCGGAGATGGTTGTCACCTCCGCCGAGGCGGTCCGCAGCATCCAGCCGGGCATGCGCGTCTTTCTGGGCACCGGCTGCGCCACGCCGCTGGAGCTGGTGCGCGCCCTGGTCGCCCGGGCGGGCGAGCTGGCCGACATCGAGATCGTGCAGCTGCTGACCCGCGGCGACGCCCCCTACGCCACCAGCGATCTGGCGAGCTGCTTCCCCGTGAACAGCTTTTTCATCTCCGCCAACGTGCGCGGCATCATCCAGCAGGGCATGGGCGACTACACCCCCATCTTCCTGTCGGACATCCCGCGCCTCTTCCGGTCGGGCCGCCTCCCCCTCGATGTGGCGATGATCCAGGTCACCCCGCCCGACGAGAACGGCCTGTGCAGCCTGGGCGTGTCGGTGGACATCACGCGCAGCGCCGCCGAAAACGCGCGCATCGTGATCGCGCAGGTCAACCCGCAGATGCCGCGCACCCTGGGCAACGCCAGCGTGCACGTCTATGACCTGGACTACATGGTCCCCGTGGACGCCCCGATCATCGAGGAGCCCGCACCCGCCTACCGGGAGGGCACCGAGGAGATCGGCGAATTCCTCGCCGGCCTTGTCGAGGACGGGTCCACGGTCCAGCTGGGCATCGGCCGCGTCCCGCAGGCCGTCGCCAAGTTTCTCCGGGACAAGAAGGAGCTCGGCATCCACACCGAGATGCTCACGGACGCCATCATTGACCTGGTGGAGTCCGGCGTCATCACGGGCGCGAAAAAGACCCTCGACCGCGGCAAGATCGTCGCCAGTTTCGTCATGGGCTCCCAGCGCCTCTACGACCTGGTGGACAACAACCCCGTCTTCTCCTTCAACCCCACCGAGTATGTGAACGACCCGCACGTGATCAGCCGCCAGAACAAGATGGTCGCCATCAATGTGGGCCTCGAGGTGGACCTCACCGGCCAGGTCTGCGCCGACTCCATCGGGCACCAGTTCTACTCCGGCATCGGCGGCCAGGTGGATTTCAACCGCGGCGCCGCGCGCTCGGAGAACGGCAAGGCCGTCATCGCCCTGCACTCCACCACGGGCGAGGGCAAGTCCCGCATCGTCTCCACCCTGACCCACGGGGCGGGCGTGGTCACCACCCGCGGCGACGTCCACTACGTGGTCACGGAGCACGGCGTGGCTTACCTCCACGGCAAGAGCATCCAGGAGCGCGCCCTGGCCCTCATCAGCATCGCGCACCCGGACTACCGCGAGCAGCTGCTCAAGGACGCCATCGGGATGCGCTATGTGCGCGCCGAGATGCAGGACTACAGCGGAAAGATCACCGTGGGCCCCAAGGAAACCCGGACGACCATGCTGCTCGACGACGGCGCGCAGCTCACCATCCGGCCGATCCACCCCACCGACGAGCTCGCTCTCCGCGAGCTGTTCTACGCCCTCTCCCAGAAGTCCATCTACACCCGCTTCATGAGCCGCATGAAATGGGTCCCCCGCAAGCAGGTCAAGGACTTCGTCTACATTGACCACCGCAACGAGGTCTCCATCGTGGCGACCGTCCCGTCTGCGGACGGCGGCGACATCGTGGCCCTTGGCGGCTACTATCTCAACCCGCGCACCAACCGGGCCGAGGTCGCCTTCACGGTTCACGACGATTACCAGAACCGGCACATTGGCACCTTCCTCTTCAAGCAGCTGGTCACCATTGCCCGCAGAAACGGCATCGCCGGGTTCACCGCCGAGGTCCTCGACGAGAACAAGGCCATGCAGGCCGTGTTCAACAACTGCGGCCTCAAGACCGAGAGCAAGCTCGTTGAGGGCGTTTTCCACTACACCATGCAGTTTGACTGA
- a CDS encoding metallophosphoesterase, which yields MTKQSTMAVRHAFRTALCAGVLCLLMLGSAPASAREADGTLGLIRRPNNGMPALVTPGGSFEAVLLGEAELRLAQGDREWPLSPSWTALPGGRHAATCAVPADVPPGPCVLRAAAEGVTDENARAVWVLAEFPKEYYVAAHLSDTHIGKERYERSSDDINRDLFAEVNRSDAAFVAVTGDLTENGDPDQFRRFLAVLDTATLPSFVCAGNHDRDADAYERFFDTSTYLFTFGRDGYLVYDTREYLVADDEGPQNGLLHQFRRALKPSRWTVGLTHRHEDGMGMRAQLLLYVDEPLDFLLQGHTHTENEPGQRVPWGTTMQYIVPAAIDGHLRLLDVTEQGVIPRAVARPVETGARRDGRQGPPR from the coding sequence ATGACCAAGCAATCCACCATGGCCGTCCGGCATGCGTTCCGCACCGCACTCTGCGCGGGGGTGCTTTGCCTTCTGATGCTGGGGTCCGCCCCCGCATCCGCGCGCGAGGCCGACGGCACGCTCGGATTGATCCGCCGCCCGAACAACGGCATGCCCGCCCTGGTCACCCCCGGGGGCTCCTTTGAGGCCGTGCTGCTGGGCGAGGCGGAGCTGCGGCTCGCGCAGGGGGACCGGGAATGGCCCCTTTCCCCGTCGTGGACCGCCCTGCCCGGAGGCCGACACGCGGCGACCTGCGCGGTGCCCGCAGATGTCCCCCCCGGCCCCTGCGTGCTGCGCGCGGCCGCCGAAGGCGTCACCGACGAGAACGCACGCGCCGTGTGGGTTCTCGCCGAGTTCCCGAAGGAATACTACGTTGCGGCGCACCTCAGCGACACGCATATCGGCAAAGAGCGCTACGAGCGGTCCTCCGATGACATTAACCGTGACCTCTTCGCCGAGGTGAACCGGAGCGACGCGGCGTTTGTGGCCGTGACCGGCGACCTCACCGAGAACGGGGATCCCGACCAGTTCCGGCGTTTTCTCGCCGTGCTGGACACGGCGACCCTGCCGTCCTTCGTCTGCGCGGGCAACCACGACCGCGACGCCGACGCCTACGAGCGATTCTTCGACACATCCACCTACCTGTTCACTTTTGGGCGGGACGGGTATCTCGTCTACGACACGCGGGAATACCTCGTGGCCGACGACGAGGGCCCGCAGAACGGGCTGCTGCACCAATTCCGCCGGGCGCTCAAGCCGTCGCGGTGGACCGTGGGGCTCACGCACCGCCACGAGGACGGCATGGGCATGCGGGCCCAGTTGCTGCTCTATGTGGACGAACCGCTCGATTTTCTGCTTCAAGGCCACACCCATACGGAGAATGAGCCCGGACAACGGGTTCCCTGGGGCACCACAATGCAGTACATTGTGCCCGCCGCCATAGACGGACATCTCCGGCTGCTGGATGTCACCGAACAGGGGGTGATCCCCCGCGCCGTGGCGCGTCCCGTGGAGACGGGGGCGCGCAGGGACGGCCGGCAGGGACCGCCCCGCTGA
- a CDS encoding CoA-binding protein codes for MLEALLYPESIAVIGASKSPGKVGYAVLDNLIKAGFKGPLIPVNPTADEILGLRCHKDVRDAGVKVDHSIIVVPNKAVLAAVEASVAAGARAVTVITAGFKEVGAEGAAMEREVAEYCRKRGVRMLGPNCLGLLNTQNHMNASFAAQFPKPGSISVLSQSGALCTAILDWSEGRGVGLAKLLSIGNKADLCETDLLECLADDDQTRVIVAYLESIASGPEFIKVAEAVSAKKPVVVLKAGTTAAGGKAASSHTGSLAGADIAYGAAFKRAGVVRAENFEALFDYAQAFATQPLPKGDRIVVITNAGGPGIMAADAVETLGMKMEPLTPEVAEHVKKNLAAAASVANPVDVLGDAPPEKYAMALEAVLADPKTDGVVVILTPQAMSDPDATADAIIQAAAACDKPVLACFMGGSNVLGARAKFVAGGVPDYTSPERAVAAMKAMVGYSAWRNRPPRIVTRFPVNRHRVERVLARQARSNRKEMGEVEAKEILKAYDFNVLPGALARTAEEAVAIAERAGYPVAMKIVSPDILHKSDMGGVKLNLSKPSEVMDAFDLMMLRISRRAPGALLRGVYVEKMGKPGREVILGMHRDPQFGPMLMFGLGGIFVEVMKDVSFYLAPLTRSEAMEMLKRTRSYALLRGARGQAGVDLDVIAGALQRISQLVTDFPQIEEMDINPFIVGEAGTLPVVADARMIISGVE; via the coding sequence ATGTTGGAAGCGTTACTCTATCCGGAAAGCATCGCCGTTATCGGTGCGTCAAAAAGTCCCGGCAAGGTCGGCTATGCCGTGCTGGACAACCTGATCAAGGCCGGCTTCAAGGGCCCGCTGATTCCGGTGAACCCCACGGCCGACGAAATCTTGGGCTTGCGCTGCCATAAAGATGTCCGCGACGCGGGCGTCAAGGTGGACCACAGCATCATTGTGGTGCCGAACAAGGCGGTGCTGGCGGCGGTGGAGGCGTCGGTGGCCGCCGGGGCGAGGGCCGTCACGGTGATCACGGCGGGGTTCAAAGAGGTGGGCGCCGAGGGCGCGGCGATGGAGCGCGAGGTGGCGGAGTACTGCCGCAAGCGCGGCGTGCGGATGCTCGGGCCGAACTGCCTGGGCCTGCTCAACACGCAGAACCATATGAACGCGTCCTTCGCGGCGCAGTTTCCGAAACCGGGCAGCATCTCGGTGCTGTCGCAGTCGGGCGCCCTGTGCACGGCGATTCTGGACTGGAGCGAGGGCCGCGGCGTCGGGCTGGCCAAGCTGCTGAGCATCGGGAACAAGGCGGATCTCTGCGAGACGGACCTGCTGGAGTGCCTGGCGGACGACGACCAGACGCGGGTGATCGTGGCCTATCTTGAGAGCATCGCCTCCGGGCCGGAGTTCATCAAGGTGGCCGAGGCGGTCTCCGCGAAGAAGCCGGTTGTGGTGCTCAAGGCGGGCACCACGGCGGCGGGCGGCAAGGCGGCCTCCTCCCACACGGGCAGCCTGGCGGGCGCGGACATCGCCTACGGCGCGGCGTTCAAGCGCGCGGGCGTGGTGCGCGCGGAGAACTTCGAGGCGCTGTTCGACTACGCGCAGGCCTTCGCGACGCAGCCCCTTCCCAAGGGCGACCGGATCGTGGTGATCACCAACGCGGGCGGCCCCGGCATCATGGCGGCCGACGCGGTGGAAACCCTCGGCATGAAAATGGAGCCCCTCACCCCCGAGGTGGCCGAGCATGTGAAGAAGAACCTGGCGGCGGCGGCGAGCGTGGCGAACCCGGTGGACGTGCTGGGCGACGCGCCGCCGGAGAAATACGCCATGGCGCTCGAGGCGGTGCTGGCGGACCCGAAGACGGACGGCGTGGTGGTCATCCTGACGCCGCAGGCCATGTCCGATCCGGACGCCACGGCGGACGCGATCATCCAGGCGGCGGCGGCGTGCGACAAGCCGGTGCTCGCGTGCTTCATGGGCGGGTCCAACGTGCTCGGCGCGCGCGCGAAGTTTGTGGCGGGCGGGGTGCCGGACTACACCTCCCCCGAGCGGGCCGTGGCGGCGATGAAGGCCATGGTGGGCTACAGCGCATGGCGGAACCGCCCGCCGCGCATCGTGACGCGGTTCCCCGTGAACCGGCACCGGGTCGAGCGTGTGCTGGCGCGGCAGGCCCGGTCCAACCGCAAGGAGATGGGCGAGGTCGAGGCGAAGGAAATCCTGAAGGCCTACGACTTCAACGTGCTTCCCGGCGCGCTGGCGCGCACGGCGGAGGAGGCGGTGGCCATCGCGGAGCGCGCGGGCTACCCCGTGGCGATGAAGATCGTCTCGCCGGACATCCTGCACAAGTCCGACATGGGCGGCGTGAAGCTGAACCTTTCCAAACCGTCGGAGGTGATGGACGCCTTCGATCTCATGATGCTCCGCATCAGCCGCCGGGCGCCCGGCGCCCTGCTCCGCGGCGTCTACGTCGAGAAGATGGGGAAGCCCGGCCGCGAGGTCATCCTCGGGATGCACCGCGACCCGCAGTTCGGCCCCATGCTCATGTTCGGCCTCGGCGGCATCTTCGTCGAGGTGATGAAGGACGTGAGCTTCTATCTGGCCCCGCTGACCAGGTCGGAGGCCATGGAGATGCTGAAGCGGACCCGGTCCTACGCGCTGCTGCGCGGCGCGCGGGGCCAGGCGGGCGTGGATCTGGACGTCATCGCGGGCGCGCTCCAGCGCATCAGCCAGCTGGTGACGGACTTCCCGCAGATAGAAGAGATGGACATCAACCCGTTCATCGTGGGTGAAGCCGGCACCCTCCCCGTGGTGGCCGACGCGCGCATGATCATTTCCGGAGTCGAGTAA
- a CDS encoding HAD family phosphatase produces the protein MSARAPQETPRPVWGAIFDVDGTMVNNHAFHQAAWIELGVRRGLPLDAEYYRSHIHSKDNTAIMENMRRNFGRGDLGNDIAEEKEGIYRELYGPQVRPMPGLPAFLGQLRAAGIPCAVASNAPEPNARLVLDQLGVRDLFPVVLTPDAGLPGKPAPDLFLAAAAGLGLPPASCVVFEDSYSGFLAAEAAGMPFVAILLGANPVSLPFAEKALVKSPDFTGLDAATLERALFPPR, from the coding sequence ATGTCCGCAAGAGCCCCCCAAGAAACCCCGCGTCCCGTCTGGGGCGCCATCTTCGATGTGGACGGCACCATGGTAAACAACCACGCCTTCCACCAGGCCGCCTGGATCGAGCTCGGCGTGCGGAGGGGGCTGCCCCTCGACGCGGAGTACTACCGGAGCCACATCCACTCCAAGGACAACACGGCCATCATGGAGAACATGCGCCGCAATTTCGGACGCGGGGACCTGGGGAACGACATCGCCGAGGAGAAGGAGGGAATTTACCGGGAACTCTACGGGCCGCAGGTGCGGCCCATGCCCGGACTGCCCGCCTTCCTCGGCCAGCTTCGCGCGGCGGGGATTCCCTGCGCCGTGGCCTCAAACGCCCCGGAACCCAACGCCCGGCTGGTCCTCGACCAGCTCGGCGTGCGTGACCTGTTTCCCGTTGTGCTCACTCCGGACGCGGGCCTGCCCGGAAAGCCCGCCCCCGACCTCTTCCTCGCCGCCGCCGCGGGCCTGGGGCTTCCGCCCGCGTCATGCGTGGTTTTCGAGGACAGCTACTCGGGGTTTCTCGCGGCCGAGGCCGCGGGCATGCCCTTCGTTGCCATTCTCCTCGGAGCGAACCCCGTGAGCCTGCCCTTTGCGGAGAAGGCCCTGGTCAAGTCCCCCGATTTCACCGGCCTCGACGCGGCCACCCTGGAGCGGGCCCTCTTCCCGCCGCGCTGA